The Fortiea contorta PCC 7126 genome has a segment encoding these proteins:
- a CDS encoding metal ABC transporter solute-binding protein, Zn/Mn family: MPKKLLKINALHVALLAISIGFFGCGKQAANTSFTQTTKITTNLPKVVATTSVLCDLTKQIAETTINLTCLISPGVDPHVYRPTPEDRKAIEQANLILYNGYNLEPGLIKTIKATKSTTPKIAVGQIAVPKPQQFLESGKRVSDPHVWLDAKNGIKMVGVISNSLTKLDASNAASYNNKKQAIINELTQLDRWIKSRIASIPPKRRKLVTAHNAFSYYAKAYGLSLAGTLEGLSTEQKPSSARVKSLTKSIQKNRVPVAFAETTTDTQIIQDTAKDAQVKVSERKLHADDIGEPGSEGESYQKMMIANTRTIVEGLGGTYLLFEPKRANNRSPLLIVLSKSRRENPAPTNALH, from the coding sequence ATGCCAAAAAAATTACTGAAAATTAATGCTTTACATGTGGCTCTATTAGCGATTTCCATAGGCTTTTTTGGTTGTGGAAAACAAGCTGCTAACACTTCATTTACTCAAACTACTAAAATAACTACTAATCTACCTAAGGTCGTAGCTACCACAAGTGTATTATGTGATTTAACTAAACAAATTGCGGAAACTACAATTAACCTTACCTGCTTAATTTCTCCTGGTGTAGACCCCCATGTCTATCGCCCCACACCAGAAGACCGCAAAGCTATTGAACAAGCTAATTTGATTTTATATAATGGCTATAATTTAGAACCTGGGCTAATCAAAACCATTAAAGCAACTAAAAGCACTACACCAAAAATAGCTGTAGGACAGATTGCAGTTCCTAAACCACAACAATTTCTAGAAAGTGGTAAAAGAGTCAGTGATCCTCATGTATGGCTTGATGCTAAGAATGGGATAAAAATGGTGGGAGTAATTAGTAATAGCTTGACTAAACTAGATGCTAGTAATGCTGCCAGTTATAATAACAAAAAGCAGGCAATTATTAATGAATTAACTCAGTTAGACCGCTGGATAAAGTCCAGAATTGCGAGTATTCCTCCCAAGCGGAGAAAGTTAGTTACCGCTCATAATGCATTTAGTTATTATGCTAAAGCTTATGGACTTTCATTAGCAGGTACACTAGAGGGTTTGAGCACCGAACAAAAACCTTCATCTGCAAGAGTTAAAAGCTTAACGAAAAGTATTCAAAAAAATCGAGTGCCGGTAGCTTTTGCCGAGACGACAACAGACACCCAGATAATACAAGATACAGCAAAAGATGCACAAGTGAAAGTTTCTGAAAGAAAACTTCATGCAGATGATATTGGCGAACCAGGAAGCGAAGGGGAAAGCTATCAAAAAATGATGATTGCGAACACCCGCACAATTGTAGAGGGGCTAGGGGGAACTTATTTGCTCTTTGAACCGAAAAGGGCGAACAACCGTTCGCCCCTACTCATTGTTTTGTCAAAATCAAGGCGAGAAAACCCCGCCCCTACTAACGCACTTCATTAA
- a CDS encoding ATP-binding cassette domain-containing protein, which produces MPLTPKIIVEFRDVGFEINRRTLLSGLNLTIHQGEALVLLGRSGSGKTTSLKLINRLLIPTQGQVLVSDRPTTEWNPIQLRRRIGYVIQDIGLFPHFNIGENVALVPSLEKWTQPDIEARVYKMLSLVGLEPEIFTQRYPHQLSGGQRQRVGVARALAADPPILLMDEPFGALDPITRLELQKQFHYLQKQLGKTVIFVTHDIQEAFFLATRIGLMYEGNLVFLGTKAEFLQSQHPEAQAFVACLHAWENEETA; this is translated from the coding sequence ATGCCTCTAACACCAAAAATAATTGTCGAATTTCGAGATGTCGGCTTTGAAATTAATCGCCGGACGCTTCTATCTGGCTTGAATCTCACCATCCATCAAGGAGAAGCCCTTGTATTACTAGGGCGCAGTGGTAGCGGTAAGACCACCAGCTTAAAATTGATTAATCGCCTACTCATACCCACTCAAGGACAAGTTTTAGTTAGCGATCGCCCCACTACTGAATGGAATCCGATACAATTACGGCGACGGATCGGTTATGTGATCCAAGACATTGGCTTGTTTCCTCACTTCAATATTGGTGAAAATGTCGCACTTGTCCCCTCCCTGGAAAAGTGGACACAACCAGACATTGAGGCGCGAGTTTATAAGATGTTAAGTTTGGTGGGTTTAGAGCCAGAAATCTTTACTCAACGCTATCCTCATCAATTATCTGGTGGTCAGCGTCAGCGTGTGGGTGTGGCTAGGGCTTTAGCCGCTGATCCGCCTATATTATTGATGGATGAACCTTTTGGCGCCCTCGACCCCATCACTCGTTTAGAATTGCAAAAACAATTCCACTACTTGCAAAAACAATTAGGAAAAACGGTGATTTTCGTCACCCATGATATTCAAGAAGCTTTCTTTTTGGCAACTCGAATTGGGTTAATGTATGAAGGAAATCTAGTTTTCTTGGGTACAAAAGCCGAGTTTCTCCAATCCCAACACCCAGAAGCACAAGCTTTTGTTGCTTGTTTACACGCTTGGGAAAATGAAGAAACAGCTTGA
- a CDS encoding glycine betaine ABC transporter substrate-binding protein — protein MFFSQYAPEILLRTGEHLVLVAIAMVVAIAIGIPAGILITRQPQLAPPILALANAIQTIPSLAIFGFLISVPFVGGIGKTPAIVALILYALLPLIRNTYIGINGVDPAIREAGRGMGMTDKQLLFQVEIPLALGVILAGVRVATVISVGIATIAAAIGGGGLGIFIFRGISTVNNQLILAGAIPAAFVALGADLILGWIEKRLTQQRDKKIKINRSFIVPLGIVTLLIIGLIALALRPTSPTIIIGSKNFTEQIILGELLAQQIESHTQLKVDRRFNLGGTFVCHEAVKTGQIAGYVEYTGTAFTAVLKNKPITNPQLLYDQVKQEYDQKYQLAVMSPLGFSSTFAMIIRGEDAKKWQIKTLSEVAKYTPQMQAGFGYEFLEREDGYPGLAKTYNLKFIKPPRQMELGLMYQALTQKKVDLIAANSTDGLIPVLKLVVLEDDKKYFPPYDAIPVFHQATLQKYPELGKAINQLAGLISTAEMQKMNYQVDNQSRPAEQVVKDFLQSKSKS, from the coding sequence TTGTTTTTCAGTCAATACGCTCCCGAAATTCTCCTCCGCACCGGGGAACACTTGGTATTAGTGGCGATCGCTATGGTAGTGGCGATCGCGATCGGTATTCCTGCAGGAATTCTAATTACTCGTCAACCGCAACTCGCTCCACCCATTCTCGCCCTAGCGAACGCCATTCAAACCATTCCCAGTTTAGCCATCTTTGGTTTCCTCATTTCCGTCCCCTTTGTGGGAGGAATTGGTAAAACTCCGGCGATCGTCGCCTTGATTTTGTATGCTTTATTACCTCTAATTCGCAACACTTATATCGGGATTAACGGCGTTGATCCAGCGATTCGAGAAGCGGGACGGGGAATGGGGATGACAGACAAGCAATTGCTGTTTCAGGTAGAAATTCCCCTAGCTTTAGGAGTGATTTTGGCGGGAGTCAGGGTAGCCACGGTTATATCAGTAGGAATTGCTACCATTGCTGCAGCGATCGGCGGTGGTGGATTGGGAATATTTATTTTTCGAGGAATTTCTACCGTTAACAATCAATTAATTCTCGCCGGCGCCATCCCCGCTGCTTTTGTCGCCCTTGGTGCAGATTTAATCTTGGGCTGGATAGAGAAACGACTCACACAACAAAGAGATAAAAAAATAAAAATTAATCGCTCTTTTATTGTTCCTTTAGGAATAGTAACTTTATTAATTATCGGCTTAATTGCCCTCGCCCTGCGACCAACATCACCAACAATTATTATCGGCTCCAAAAACTTCACCGAGCAAATTATTTTAGGAGAATTACTAGCTCAACAAATAGAATCTCATACTCAATTAAAAGTTGACCGCCGTTTTAATTTAGGGGGGACTTTTGTTTGTCATGAAGCAGTGAAAACAGGACAAATCGCTGGCTATGTGGAATATACAGGAACAGCATTCACCGCTGTCTTGAAAAATAAACCTATTACCAATCCTCAATTATTGTATGACCAAGTTAAACAAGAATACGACCAAAAATATCAATTAGCAGTCATGTCACCTTTAGGATTTAGCAGCACCTTCGCTATGATTATCCGGGGTGAAGATGCGAAAAAATGGCAAATTAAAACCCTTTCAGAAGTTGCTAAATATACACCACAAATGCAAGCAGGTTTTGGTTATGAATTTCTCGAACGGGAAGATGGTTATCCAGGGTTAGCCAAAACTTATAACTTAAAATTTATCAAACCTCCCCGACAAATGGAATTAGGATTGATGTATCAAGCCTTAACCCAAAAGAAAGTAGACTTAATCGCCGCTAATTCTACAGATGGTTTAATTCCAGTATTAAAATTAGTTGTTTTAGAAGATGATAAAAAATATTTTCCGCCCTACGACGCTATACCCGTTTTCCATCAAGCAACACTGCAAAAATATCCAGAATTAGGAAAAGCAATTAATCAATTAGCGGGTTTAATTTCCACAGCAGAAATGCAGAAAATGAATTATCAAGTTGACAATCAATCTCGTCCCGCAGAGCAAGTTGTCAAGGATTTTCTGCAGTCTAAAAGCAAATCTTAA
- a CDS encoding DUF427 domain-containing protein, which yields MKPHPIPPQPGQESVWDYPRPARWEDSNKHIRVICNGVVLAETSKAKRVLETSHPPVYYVPPEDVKLEYLIVTPRKSVCEWKGRSQYYDVSIGDKYLQNATWQYYDPTPDFIAIQEHFAFYPNLMDACYVNDELVTPQPGNFYGGWITADIVGPFKGEPGTMWW from the coding sequence ATGAAACCTCATCCTATTCCACCACAACCCGGTCAAGAATCAGTCTGGGATTATCCGCGTCCTGCTCGTTGGGAAGATAGCAACAAACACATTCGAGTTATATGTAATGGGGTGGTTTTAGCAGAAACAAGTAAAGCTAAAAGAGTTTTAGAAACTAGCCATCCTCCTGTTTATTACGTTCCACCTGAAGATGTAAAGTTAGAGTATTTAATCGTGACGCCGAGAAAAAGTGTGTGTGAATGGAAAGGGCGATCGCAATATTATGATGTGTCTATAGGTGATAAATATTTGCAGAATGCTACTTGGCAATATTATGACCCTACGCCTGATTTTATTGCTATTCAAGAACACTTTGCTTTTTATCCTAATTTAATGGATGCTTGTTATGTGAATGACGAACTGGTGACTCCCCAACCGGGTAATTTCTATGGGGGATGGATTACTGCTGATATTGTCGGGCCGTTTAAAGGTGAACCAGGGACAATGTGGTGGTGA